A region from the Altererythrobacter sp. H2 genome encodes:
- a CDS encoding TonB-dependent receptor, which produces MKLKYLLAASVVSLSAAVVLPAPAAAQQITSSIQGTVQDDAGAPLGGVTVVVTDTRTGASRTTVTGTDGRFSAQNLVVGGPYTVAVNADGYEGQTVGELFTSLQGATDLTFTLSSGAGEIVVTGSRVQVTQLAVGPGTSFGLEVLESAPSFNRDIRDIIRLDPRVSLDREDAATGGSGADRISCLGGNDRGNAFTVDGISQGDIFGLNDTGFSSRSSTPIPFDAVRETQVQFAPFDVDYGQFTGCAINVVTKSGTNDYQFGGFFEYSDNGLRANNLVSKGRTSQVAPIEPEKRWGVYLGGPVIKDRLFLFGAYEHQEAGQSQDFGPDGAGFPNPQIGISIDQFNDVREVLNDVYGIDTGDVVTSRPFTNDRYFVRGDLQITDDHRLEATYQRLEEGTTLPDDLFSGNNPQAVGRNTFRISGTESNYYSARLFSQWNDRLSTELRYSRADIQDLQDPIGGGEAQSANPIPRIIVGIDNPTGIDGTVLAGPGNSRSGNDLKTKVDQFRAAANFDAGAHRIKIGAEVSKVSLFNLFVQNATGTLVFRNIDDLRAGLLSPGSTGTTSTLPGNVVAGRTLGAFGNFSATGDVNDAAANFGRVAYSVFAQDEWEINDRLDAVMGLRVDWYDGGAPSINPNFVDRYGFGNNTGFSALEPIVMPRFALTYDLDDFAVFSRAQLRGGVGIFSGGDPLVWFSNAFSNDGRGFAQGGTNDAPCPAGQIDVVVNGQFTGVPSCFQAAGSARAAAGLGDTQSISPDIKMPSVLRANIGFASDLNFSETGFFSGWNLVLDYIYSKTRNPFTVVDLSQTVNPALGVNGFTIDGRPIYRAIDPTVAGCNAELVGLNPGPVYQGVTSACFNTGRDDELMLTNAGSFESHIASVILSKRFDGGLFTEGGSVDFNLGYAYTDSQDRRNMLSSTAGSNYDSTAAFDRQNPEATRGFYASKHNITSRLSFREEFFGDLASRFSVSFVARSGRPYSLTFTGGGTFNDSASGNDNALAYLPTGPNDPNVSPSSNMGAVQALADFANGLDCAREFVGRSVTRNHCENDWYFDMDLSISQEVPGPGRLFGRDDKLRLYATVDNFLNMLDSSWNVQTRRNFAGLQDVASVSGVDAQGRYIFTSAAGITPDATTGLSSFDNDNFVNVSSSAWRIKVGVSYDF; this is translated from the coding sequence ATGAAGCTCAAGTATCTCCTGGCCGCCAGCGTAGTCAGCCTTTCGGCTGCCGTTGTCCTCCCCGCTCCTGCCGCCGCGCAGCAGATTACCTCTTCGATTCAGGGCACCGTTCAGGATGATGCCGGCGCCCCGCTCGGCGGCGTGACCGTGGTCGTGACCGACACCCGCACCGGCGCCTCGCGCACCACGGTGACCGGTACGGACGGCCGTTTCTCGGCGCAGAACCTCGTGGTTGGCGGCCCCTACACCGTGGCGGTCAACGCCGACGGTTACGAAGGCCAGACCGTGGGTGAACTGTTCACCTCGCTCCAGGGCGCGACTGACCTTACCTTCACGCTGTCCTCCGGCGCGGGCGAAATCGTCGTGACCGGCAGCCGCGTGCAGGTGACCCAGCTGGCCGTCGGCCCGGGCACCAGCTTCGGCCTCGAAGTGCTGGAGAGCGCGCCCAGCTTCAACCGTGACATCCGTGACATTATCCGCCTCGATCCGCGCGTCAGCCTTGACCGCGAAGATGCCGCCACCGGCGGTTCGGGCGCTGACCGCATCAGCTGCCTTGGCGGCAATGATCGCGGCAACGCCTTCACCGTCGACGGCATCAGCCAGGGCGATATCTTCGGCCTTAACGACACCGGCTTCAGCTCGCGCAGCTCGACCCCGATCCCGTTTGACGCTGTGCGTGAAACGCAGGTCCAGTTTGCGCCGTTCGATGTCGATTACGGCCAGTTCACCGGTTGCGCGATCAACGTCGTCACCAAGTCGGGCACCAACGATTACCAGTTCGGCGGTTTCTTCGAATATTCGGACAATGGCCTGCGCGCCAACAACCTCGTGTCGAAGGGCCGCACCAGCCAGGTTGCGCCGATTGAGCCGGAAAAGCGCTGGGGCGTCTATCTCGGCGGCCCGGTCATCAAGGATCGCCTGTTCCTGTTCGGTGCCTACGAGCACCAGGAAGCAGGCCAGTCGCAGGATTTCGGCCCTGACGGGGCAGGTTTCCCGAACCCGCAGATCGGCATCTCGATCGACCAGTTCAACGACGTGCGCGAGGTGCTGAACGATGTCTATGGCATCGATACCGGAGACGTCGTGACCAGCCGTCCGTTCACAAATGACCGCTATTTCGTTCGCGGCGACCTTCAGATCACTGACGATCACCGCCTTGAGGCGACCTACCAGCGCCTTGAGGAAGGCACCACTCTGCCTGATGACCTGTTCTCGGGCAACAACCCGCAGGCAGTGGGCCGCAACACCTTCCGCATCAGCGGCACCGAGTCCAACTACTATTCGGCCCGTCTTTTCTCGCAATGGAATGACCGCCTTTCGACCGAGCTGCGTTATTCACGCGCGGACATCCAGGATCTCCAGGATCCGATCGGCGGCGGTGAAGCGCAGTCGGCCAACCCCATCCCGCGTATTATCGTCGGCATCGACAACCCGACCGGGATTGACGGCACCGTCCTGGCCGGGCCCGGCAACTCCCGCTCGGGCAATGATCTGAAGACGAAGGTCGACCAGTTCCGGGCGGCAGCGAACTTTGATGCTGGTGCACACCGGATCAAGATCGGTGCCGAAGTCAGCAAGGTCTCCTTGTTCAACCTGTTCGTCCAGAATGCTACCGGCACGCTGGTGTTCCGCAACATCGACGATCTGCGGGCAGGCCTGCTGTCGCCAGGCAGCACCGGCACCACTTCGACCCTGCCGGGCAACGTGGTAGCCGGCCGCACCCTGGGCGCATTTGGCAATTTCTCGGCTACAGGTGATGTGAACGATGCCGCCGCCAATTTCGGTCGCGTGGCCTATTCGGTGTTCGCCCAGGACGAATGGGAGATCAACGATCGCCTCGATGCCGTGATGGGCCTTCGCGTGGACTGGTATGATGGCGGCGCGCCCTCCATCAACCCCAACTTCGTGGACCGCTATGGTTTCGGCAACAACACCGGGTTCAGCGCTCTTGAACCGATCGTGATGCCGCGCTTTGCGCTGACCTACGATCTGGACGATTTTGCCGTATTCTCCCGCGCCCAGCTGCGTGGCGGCGTCGGCATCTTCTCGGGCGGCGATCCGCTGGTGTGGTTCAGCAATGCGTTCTCGAATGACGGCCGCGGTTTCGCCCAGGGCGGTACCAATGATGCGCCGTGCCCGGCTGGCCAGATCGACGTGGTCGTCAATGGCCAGTTCACCGGCGTACCGAGCTGCTTCCAGGCAGCCGGTTCGGCGCGTGCTGCTGCTGGTCTGGGGGATACCCAGTCGATCAGCCCCGACATCAAGATGCCCAGCGTGCTGCGCGCCAACATCGGCTTCGCATCGGACCTGAACTTCAGCGAAACCGGCTTCTTCAGCGGCTGGAACCTGGTGCTGGATTACATCTACAGCAAGACCCGCAACCCCTTCACGGTGGTTGACCTGTCGCAGACGGTCAATCCGGCGCTCGGGGTCAACGGCTTCACCATCGACGGTCGTCCGATCTACCGCGCGATCGACCCGACGGTGGCTGGTTGCAACGCGGAACTGGTGGGCCTCAATCCGGGGCCGGTGTACCAGGGCGTTACTTCGGCCTGCTTCAACACCGGTCGTGACGACGAACTGATGCTGACCAATGCGGGCAGCTTCGAAAGCCACATCGCTTCGGTTATCCTGTCGAAGCGGTTTGACGGGGGCCTGTTCACCGAAGGTGGCTCGGTCGACTTCAACCTGGGCTATGCCTACACCGACTCGCAAGACCGGCGTAACATGCTGAGCTCGACCGCCGGATCGAACTATGACTCGACCGCTGCGTTCGACCGGCAAAATCCGGAAGCCACACGTGGCTTCTATGCCTCGAAGCACAACATCACCTCGCGGCTCTCATTCAGGGAAGAGTTCTTCGGTGACCTCGCGAGCCGTTTCTCGGTGTCGTTCGTTGCCCGTTCGGGCCGTCCCTACAGCCTGACCTTCACCGGTGGTGGGACGTTCAACGACAGCGCTTCCGGTAACGACAACGCGCTGGCCTATCTGCCGACCGGCCCGAACGATCCGAACGTTTCGCCCAGCTCGAACATGGGTGCAGTGCAGGCGCTGGCCGATTTCGCCAATGGTCTCGATTGTGCGCGCGAGTTCGTCGGTCGTTCGGTGACGCGTAACCACTGCGAAAACGACTGGTATTTCGACATGGATCTGTCGATTTCGCAGGAAGTGCCCGGCCCCGGCCGACTGTTCGGACGGGATGACAAGCTGCGGCTCTACGCCACCGTCGACAACTTCCTCAACATGCTCGATTCCAGCTGGAACGTGCAGACCCGGCGCAATTTCGCCGGCTTGCAGGATGTCGCCTCGGTGTCTGGCGTCGATGCCCAGGGCCGTTACATCTTTACCAGTGCGGCCGGGATTACGCCGGACGCAACCACCGGGCTGTCCTCTTTTGACAACGACAACTTCGTCAACGTCAGCTCTTCGGCATGGCGGATCAAGGTTGGCGTGAGCTACGACTTCTAA
- a CDS encoding mannose-1-phosphate guanylyltransferase encodes MSAIVPVILCGGSGTRLWPRSRKARPKPFLPLVGSRTLFQQALDRCGDPALFGPPLVVAGEAHVPLIREQGGAGLRIAVEPAARNTAPAIALAAALLDPDDVLLVCPSDHHIADIAAFRAAALAAAELARQDCMVAFGIAPDRPETGYGYILRGARLDGGFRVERFVEKPDRATAEGFLAQGGYSWNGGIFAFRASAFLAELAAHRPGMARLVGESAEQGGWADARFDPAAAPWQAIKGESVDYAVMENTARAAMVPADLGWSDIGSWQALHAARGGDAAGNHVTGRADLLDCRNVMVDSDGPRVSVVGLEGVIVVVDGDEILVTRASGAQLVGKLPGPNAP; translated from the coding sequence ATGAGCGCGATTGTTCCGGTTATTCTGTGCGGCGGCAGCGGCACCCGCCTGTGGCCCCGCAGCCGCAAGGCACGGCCCAAGCCGTTCCTGCCACTGGTGGGCAGCCGCACGCTGTTCCAGCAGGCGCTCGACCGGTGCGGCGATCCGGCACTGTTCGGCCCGCCACTCGTGGTGGCGGGCGAGGCCCACGTGCCTTTGATCCGCGAGCAGGGCGGGGCGGGCTTGCGGATTGCAGTCGAGCCGGCCGCCCGCAACACCGCGCCGGCGATTGCCCTGGCGGCTGCGCTGCTCGATCCCGACGACGTTCTGCTGGTCTGCCCGAGCGATCACCATATTGCCGATATCGCCGCCTTCCGTGCCGCGGCGCTGGCCGCAGCCGAGCTGGCCCGGCAGGATTGCATGGTCGCCTTCGGCATTGCGCCGGACCGGCCCGAGACCGGCTATGGCTATATCCTGCGCGGAGCACGGCTCGATGGCGGGTTCCGGGTGGAGCGGTTCGTGGAGAAGCCTGACCGCGCCACTGCCGAGGGCTTTCTCGCCCAGGGCGGCTATAGCTGGAACGGGGGAATCTTCGCCTTTCGCGCAAGCGCCTTCCTGGCCGAACTGGCTGCGCATCGCCCGGGCATGGCCCGGCTGGTGGGCGAGTCGGCGGAGCAAGGGGGCTGGGCTGACGCCAGGTTCGATCCCGCCGCTGCGCCCTGGCAAGCCATCAAGGGGGAGTCAGTCGATTACGCGGTCATGGAGAACACGGCCCGCGCCGCAATGGTCCCGGCCGATCTGGGCTGGTCCGACATCGGCAGCTGGCAGGCGCTCCACGCGGCCCGTGGCGGCGATGCGGCGGGCAATCACGTGACCGGGCGCGCAGACCTGCTCGACTGCCGCAATGTGATGGTGGACAGCGACGGGCCGCGCGTCTCGGTCGTGGGGCTGGAGGGTGTGATCGTGGTCGTCGACGGCGACGAAATCCTGGTCACCAGAGCCAGCGGTGCGCAGCTGGTGGGCAAGCTGCCGGGCCCGAACGCGCCATGA